Within the Phaseolus vulgaris cultivar G19833 chromosome 9, P. vulgaris v2.0, whole genome shotgun sequence genome, the region TTGAGCCAAAGCGATGTTTCGGCATCGGAATCCACCATCATAGCAGCAATGGTGTCCTCCAGCTGGCTCTCTGCGTCCAGAATGGTTTCCTTGCAATCCGCCAAACCTTGCTGCACATCAGGGCTAAGGTTGTCGTCATCGATTAGCGTTTTCGCTTCGCTGAGGATCCCAGAAGCGTTGGTGGCAGCAACCCTAAGAGAAATGATTGCCAAGTCTTTAAGGTTTGCATCAGGGCTTCTGAGTTTGTCAGAAGAGAGAACCTGAACGCAGAGATCTCTGCTTGGGGAGATTGAGCACACATTCTTGATCAAGCTCTTCCCTCTTAATAGTTCTTGTGCAGTTCCCTGGTGCGCCATTGCAGCAACACACAGAACCAACACCCAGAAGAGTTTTGTGGAGCGTTCCATTTTGTATTATTGGAACGAACGTTacaaatttcttcttcttctcttctagggTTTGGTTTTGTGTGTTGCTCACCAGGATGAGAAATCACTTAGCCATAGGGAAATTATTTATAGTGAAAAAGTCAAAACTAATTAGGGATTGGTTATTGTTCAATGCTTAATCTTAgcacaaaatatattttgaggTTGTTGTTTTGTGTTCCTCCatgtttctctctttttctttgctTCAATCCAGTTATGCAACTATATTTTCTCACGTTTTGTTATCACTCACTATAATTAAGGAGGGACATATTCTACCTTCAAAAATGTCTAATTGTTTAAGATCAATGTATAagtattttgttttattcttttaagaTATATAAGTATTATATTTTCTCTGTTACAATGAAATTTAAGTCCCTCATTGCATCtccactttttaatttttttattgatactCTAATAACTCTTCAAAGATGATTTACGTGGTTATTTCTTCAAATATATAAATGTCATATTCTTGTTGTGTTAAAATGCACTTTTCTTCTTTAACATgcataaaatattatatcttaCTCTGTTTCACACACTTTATGAAAAATACTACtttataacatttattttaaaataaatttagtgaTATATTGAGATGGATATTGTACTGGGCCGAGAGATTGGACCGAAAGCAAGGTGTACTAAGCCGACCGAAAGCAAGGTGTACTAAGCCGAGAGCTCAACCCGAAAGTAAACTAAATaacgaaagaaataaaatagaatggaaattattattaagcAAAAGCCCATGAAACTGGGCCCAAATATGTAGGTATGTGTAGTACATGTTtaatacaaaaagaaaaggcCCAAATAACTTATGGGCCCAATAAAAGAGTAGTATAAATAGAGGGTCATCCTGAGAGGTAAGGGGGttgaattcattttaatatcttgaaaaactgaatctaactttggcatcggagcaccTTTCAGGTACGCACACCCATCTGTGAGAGGAAGCCGAGACCAAAAACCGAAAGATCAAATGGAGTAAATTAAAGTTGACCGGGAAGTGTCCGTCAAGCAATTCAATAAAACGTGAAAGATTTTCGAACTAAATACAAATCAAGAACAAGTAAGCCGAAAGATCACACCGAGAAGGGAGTCCGGAAGCGAAGGCCGAGAGGTCAACGGGT harbors:
- the LOC137821660 gene encoding pectinesterase inhibitor 10-like is translated as MERSTKLFWVLVLCVAAMAHQGTAQELLRGKSLIKNVCSISPSRDLCVQVLSSDKLRSPDANLKDLAIISLRVAATNASGILSEAKTLIDDDNLSPDVQQGLADCKETILDAESQLEDTIAAMMVDSDAETSLWLKAALAAIDTCDASIPGDDDILSVQSAVFRKLCNIAITVNRLIVHPILF